The sequence ttattagtctaactgataaatcttcagataatcagtaagattcataattcTCCTCTGTTTCTTAACTGACATCTCGTTACTGAAGTCATCTTCAGTATCGGTCTTCAACCTTTGTTTAACTGAAGTCTTCTCTTTCAGTTAACTTCAAAAGGTTGTTCTGTTTtgtgttttgaaaaatagtctataggtataggtgtatcccccccccatacacctattctagaccttccgggacctaacattaaatattttataattagttgaatttcaTAATtgtagaaagaaataaaacaaaacaaaaaaagataaagaaaaagaaaagaaaaaaaaaatagcttacaaataaactttcaatttattataaggggttattgccagaaaatacatatagtttgtcaattttctggtttataaccccttattataactacaaaatgctttgaaattgatttccaaTTGTAAAttgcctttttaatatagtatagatggtcaatttttaaaaaataaattaattatgttttttcaTTTAACGCATAATTTAATCATATGTGTAATGCCATGATTCCTTTTTTTTAGGTTAGAAATGTGTTATTATTGATAACTTTTCACACaaaattatctttttttgtaaaaaaaatgtaagaaCTCCCACAAAAATACATGCAAAGCATTCAACATCAATTGTGTATAAGAAAGttcatgatatttttttaattttcaaaagttaattcatttttattactttttgtGACAGCTCAAGATATTTTGATTGACTGAGATGATATGTTTGACTTAAGAATATTTGATTGCCTTATATGGGGCCTACTTAATGGATATATTTGAGATTgagtaatttattaatttttcttgGACTTGATAATAAGAGATAGTCTTAATTATTTTTGGATCGAACGTTGGGTTTGATTTGAGCTTTGGACTGCTTCCACGAAGAACGCCTTGAACCTTGAGCTTTGAGCTTTATAACGTTGTTGCAGAGGGCATTCTTCCTATTTCTGAATCGAATATTGAGTTTGACTTGAGCTTTGAGCTGCTTCCACGAAAAACGCTTTGAACCTTGAAGGGACACCTTGGATATTGGAGAGAAGTCTATTATAGATAATCCTCCTCCAATTCTTGAGCTTTTGAATTATGATTTTTGGTGTGTTTAAAATTGATATGGAGACCCTTATTTATAGTTGTAGAAGAGTCAGGTTTTGGGCCAGAGCCCACATGATTATGGGCCTAGGGCTGACGTGACATAATTTTATTGGCTCTTGAAGATTGATATATATCAATACTAAGATTTTACTTACTGCCAAAGAAATTGATCTCAATATCTTTATcaataatatatcatattaatcattgatttcatgagattttaaaataaataaagatataaaattaacaaaaatatatttattttctttaaaaattcgtGTGCCTACAATATCCCAAATTAAAGAGAGTTCTCGaatcactaattttattttgttaaccGATTGTCATACGTTGTTATAGTCGATTTTTGTATACtgtgattttttttgtaaattgcTAAAAGTTATTTTTGGGTAGAAAATGAAAGGTATGGTCCTATGGACATGTTTTGGAAAGCATTGAAAGTTGAGCacacaaaacataattaattcaAAAGCAAATAATGTTTTTAAGTTAAGAAAGCTGTAATTATTAGCAAACATTTTATTAATACTCGTTTTAtaattttactaatattattaaataataatttctcgTGGACTGCACAgtaattattagtattaaatGTGTATAATAACAATATCCTATTCTTAAGAGATTTAATTCAAAAGCAAATAATGTTTTTAAGTTAAGAAAGCTGTAATTATTAGCAAACATTTTATTAATACTCGTTTTAtaattttactaatattattaaataataatttctcgTGGACTGCACAgtaattattagtattaaatGTGTATAATAACAATATCCTATTCTTAAGAGATTATTCAAGCATTACATTCGCAAGCATATATTCCTTCCCTTATTGTCGTTTGAAATAGCAAATAAGtacttcaaaaataaataaacatacaGCATAGGCGCTACTCTGGCATAAATGTGAGACCCTTTTTTTCAAACGTCGAATAAAAAACAGCTGTATAAGGTGATAAATAAATGATAAGCCTAATTTACATAATTCATGTGATCACTCAAAGCACTCTCATCCCTTTCACACTCTCATCCCAAAAATTTCAAACTTTAAATTTGCATTCAGACATCTATATCTATCTATCAGCTGTTGAGAGACGGAGAAAGAGGATATGGGCGCTTCTTCTTCAGTCCCAGAAAAATCTATACATGAATTTACTGTCAAGGTTCAATTTTTAATCCTCTTTTTGGGTTTTGTCTGCGAAGCAGCGTTTTGTTGCTTGATTGATTTTGATTAATTATGGAAAGTTGTAATTTTGAATGATGTGAGCAGGACAGCAAAGCTAATGATGTTAACCTGAGTATCTATAAAGGGAAAGTCTTGCTTGTTGTTAATGTCGCTTCCAAATGGTGAGAAGCTTCTttcttaacatttttttttccaatctTCGGTTTGggttttgttttaattttgtgttttaaatttttagtaTTTGAGCATGTCGTGATTGTCTATTTGATTGGCTGAAACAGTGGgttcacaaattcaaattatacCCAGTTGACTGATCTTTACTCGAAATACAAGGATAAAGGTTTGTTAGTTTTCTGTTAATTCCTTTCCAATCTCTTATTTGCTGTTTTTTTGGGTGGTAGTATTGCATACTCCTCCATGAAccaaaattgaatatttttgtgTCAATATTTTATTCTTGTGACTGAGGTTTTGAGTTTAGGTGTAATGTTGTATTTTATGAGTTTGTGGTCTTGCTTAAACATCTTTTTTCAGAGAAATTTGTGGATGGATGCCTGTGTTCATAATTTTGATGCTGCATCTCAGGTTTCGAGATATTGGCCTTCCCATGCAACCAGTTCTTGTATCAAGAGCCAGGTACAAGCCAAGATGCAGAACAATTTGCTTGCTCAAGATTCAAAGCTGAGTATCCCATTTTCCAGAAGGTAAGCAGTTTCAGCCTATTGGGATTCACCTTGCCTTCCTAATTGAAGAATTTAGGATAGTATTGATTGAGGATCATGGACAGATGTAGGAGATTACTTTGTGGAAAttagaaaagaataaaaaacatgaacaaagtCTTTTATTTGAATAATCGCTTTTGTTAAAATATCTAGTTGGTTCCAAACACGGTTTTGGAATGTAAAAGCTATAACTTAGGTTCTTGACTCAAATTACAGCAACTAGAAAAGTTGTACACTGGCTGAGGGGGAAGAACACATTCTACAGTTCCCTCCTGCCCCCCTAAATCCGACTATGTTCACGATGCTTTTCTTGTTAGTTTGACATGCTTTGTTGAGGTATAGCTCAGTTCAGAATAGTGGCAGAAAGTGAATATCTTTCACTGATCTGAGTATTCAAACCCAATAAGTTAGTCTGGAAAAAATGGAATTGCGCCAAATCTATCAACTTTTTGCTGGACTAGAGTAATTACTCTAAAGAAGCAAAaggaaaataaacaataaaaagATAGTTCCTTGCCTCCACAAAAGTGATTTATACTACCAATGTTGTTAGTGGTTGGCAAGGGTTTGACCTGATTAAGTAGTGTAAATATAAAGCATCAACtgctttttaatttttgattcaTAATAAAAAGTTCTGCAATGGTGCAAGTCAGTCCCAAAACTACATTTTTTAACACACATTATACTAGAAAGTAAGTGTAGGAGTCTAGTTATCTTTGTGTTTATTGCACAAGAAATTGGTTCTCTGGAGATTAAATGTTCATTTTGGGTGGTTTTGTGTTGCAACTTGGGAAGGCCTAAGGTGTGTTTCATCTTAAATTTGTAGATGACTTTATGGGGGCAAAGGATGCACTGATGTTATCTTAATGCTATTCGAATACCATTTGTTTCTAACTACAAAACTGATGCCCTGGACACAGATTCATTAACTTGAATATTTTAGGGGttctttttctattattttattgtttgtcGAAAATACTCGTAGTTCTCTTCAGTTGTGTAATCAGTTTGGTGTGAAGATATACTGTAACTACCTCATATTCTAAGAATTTTTTGGCCTTTGTTTACTATCCTATATAAATACTCATAAAATTATTTGACGAGAAAGTGTAAAATAACAGGTTGAGATTTTAAGTGAATAATCCAAAATATCATTTGCTTGTCACCAAGTTTGTTATAACCAAGTGGATCTATACTTTAAGCCATCAGCTCATTATTTCACTTGGGCTGATGACATTATGAGTGGCGTGAAAACGTGTATTCATGTCTTGCTATAGGTATTAAATGGAGGGTGagcattttatttttgtgtggCCAAACCTGTATGGATGACACTACTTTTCAGGCTTGTCATTACTCTATCGAGATGTTTCACTTtttatctactttttttttcccTGTTTACTCTTTAAAGGGTTATTTGAAATTACATCTTATAGTCTCTTTTCctatttaatcatatttttttgAGGATTTTCAATTCTATTTGTTATTTTGGCATATGTAATCTGGAAACATGTCTTCCCAAGTCCCAACTGGTGAACTAccatcaaaaaagaaaaaaaagtccCAACTAGTGAACTTCATATTGATACATTTGtttttgctttaatataatgGGAGTTTACTTTAGTGACCATGCGTGGAATTGCGACAAAATGATAATTCATTATTGGTATTGTAGAAATAATATGTATGTCACAAAAATGGTTAATGGCTACAAAATCTTTTGCAACTAACCCTATATGCTCATAGTTTGTGGTTGACATAAAAGATCACGTATATGGTTTAATGGTGGTTGTAGTAGTGGTAGTTAGTCGGTCTATATGttatcataaatatttatatgcCTACAGTGTAGTTGCTCAAGCAGTAGCTTTCACATGTTAGGTAAACGGTCCCAAATTGTGCTCAAATTAATTCCTCTACGACCCACTAACCTTTAGTCTGGAGGCATAAGTTAATGCCTTAAATTCAttcattttgtttctttttctttttttctgggCAATGGATGTTCAACGTGGCAACAGTAACCGCTTTCCTTCTTCCTTGCTTGTATATTGCTTTGTGATGACATGTTAGCTGAAATGATCTGCCTAGGAAAGTTGAAGCTGTTTGTGGCTAATGTAACGTATTCGTGTTAACTGTGATGCTCTCTACTCTACTGTCAGGTGAAAGTGAATGGGCCAAATGCAGCACCTGTTTATAAGTTCCTTAAAGCAAGCAAAGGCGGTTGGTTCGGCTCCCAAATAAAATGGAACTTCACCAAGTTTTTAGTCGACAAAGATGGGAATGTAATTAGACGTTATGCAACGTCTACCTCACCATTGGCAATCGAGGTCCTCCCTCCctcctctcgctctctctctctctctctctctcatgagtTTCTCTGCCAAACTATGTGACAAGTTTCTTCACATTTATGGTTGCAGGGTGATATAAAGAAAGCATTGGGAGAAAGTTGAAAGACTTGATCTCAGTTGAAGTGTTAATGTAGCTACCATAAACTCCAACATGTGTATTTATCAACTTTCAATCTATGTTGTATTTGATCTATTTTGGACCATTTTCTTGTGTTTCTTAATTTTGATTTGTTCACTTCTTTGGTTTGTACTGTAACATCTTCATCCCTATTATTCTGACAATTGACAAACAGAAActatcattatttttatatatataccaaaAAAAAGTTGCATAAATAGGCTACTTATAACGTATGGCAAAAGCTATGGTGaagtataaatataattaaccaAAACCTCAGACTCCAATGATCTCCACCAGCTTTTCatcgttgaaaaaaaaaatccttgtgCAATAAAGTGAACATTGAAGCAATATTTGgcccatttttatatttttcttaaaataaatcaGATCATAAAGTAACTGCAAGATCaaatatcttcttctttttaataaTTGAATACGTATATTGTTTATATTACGTATATTGTTTATGGTACTCTTTTCTCCTTTTCAATCTTTATTGAGTTGTATTTATTTAAGATTTAAATTTCTCCTCACTTGTTTTGTGGGGTCTACGATTACttaaaaatattctttttatacaAGATAAT comes from Salvia miltiorrhiza cultivar Shanhuang (shh) chromosome 3, IMPLAD_Smil_shh, whole genome shotgun sequence and encodes:
- the LOC131016194 gene encoding probable glutathione peroxidase 4 isoform X1 translates to MGASSSVPEKSIHEFTVKDSKANDVNLSIYKGKVLLVVNVASKCGFTNSNYTQLTDLYSKYKDKGFEILAFPCNQFLYQEPGTSQDAEQFACSRFKAEYPIFQKVKVNGPNAAPVYKFLKASKGGWFGSQIKWNFTKFLVDKDGNVIRRYATSTSPLAIEVLPPSSRSLSLSLSHEFLCQTM
- the LOC131016194 gene encoding probable glutathione peroxidase 4 isoform X2, which codes for MGASSSVPEKSIHEFTVKDSKANDVNLSIYKGKVLLVVNVASKCGFTNSNYTQLTDLYSKYKDKGFEILAFPCNQFLYQEPGTSQDAEQFACSRFKAEYPIFQKVKVNGPNAAPVYKFLKASKGGWFGSQIKWNFTKFLVDKDGNVIRRYATSTSPLAIEGDIKKALGES